One genomic segment of Cardinium endosymbiont of Philonthus spinipes includes these proteins:
- the rnr gene encoding ribonuclease R: protein MPIHTSTPKTKNTMEVQDYTKSIIDTLQQDSNQSYTLQQLCMALKVKEKSDKAKVKKALSALLHKGSIKKISRGRYLHANAPTCYVTGRVDYVRPEYAYIVAPDQPKDVLVQQKNLLSALDKDLVKVRLLPTGRRKRPEGIVVEIIERNTAPVIGRIIATGEQPQAVVEQKRMTYTVLLKEAKQAILKKNDKVVIALTSFTNLNNQLTGKIVQHLGQAGLHEVEMHAIMAEFGLKDTFPEEVLSSTKNIPRVIPEEEITKRRDCRGIPTFTIDPADAKDFDDALSYQPLANGRHQVGIHIADVSYYVLPDSLLDKEAYARNTSVYLVDRCIPMLPELLSNELCSLRPNETKLTFSAIFELDAAGKIYDKWFGETIIYSNKRFAYEEAQAAIDNQTGDFHQALTLLNNLAKQLRAKRLEKGAINFETRALVFQLDADGKPLQVIPKVRTDAHKLIEEFMLLANKEVATYVAKLKQKQEKLGPTFIYRTHDHPDPDKLNEFFLFVKQLGYKIKVGKAPIYKAMHALEKAIQGKQEENIIQSLAIRSMAKALYTTKPDPHFALAFAHYSHFTSPIRRYADLLAHRLLKKYLKGERIYDIAFYEQKCQYAVERECLAVNAERASIKYKQVEFIQNLKDEIFEGIISGITEWNMYIEIISNACEGMVRLSDLTDDTYIFEEHNFQVVGQHSKKCYRLGDMVKVKVKSCDLDKRYINFWLC from the coding sequence ATGCCTATACACACCTCCACCCCTAAGACCAAAAACACCATGGAAGTGCAAGACTATACTAAGTCTATTATAGACACCTTACAACAAGATTCCAACCAATCCTATACGCTACAACAACTCTGTATGGCACTAAAGGTCAAGGAAAAATCAGATAAAGCAAAAGTAAAAAAAGCTTTATCAGCCCTTTTGCATAAAGGTAGCATTAAAAAAATAAGCAGAGGGCGCTATCTGCATGCCAACGCGCCTACTTGTTATGTAACAGGCCGAGTAGATTATGTCCGTCCTGAATATGCTTACATTGTAGCACCGGATCAACCCAAAGATGTATTGGTACAGCAAAAAAACCTATTATCTGCATTAGATAAGGATTTGGTTAAAGTGCGTTTGCTGCCAACTGGGCGTCGTAAGCGACCAGAGGGCATTGTAGTGGAAATTATTGAGCGCAATACGGCACCGGTAATCGGGCGCATCATCGCCACTGGAGAGCAGCCCCAAGCAGTGGTTGAACAAAAACGGATGACCTACACTGTTTTATTAAAAGAAGCAAAACAGGCTATACTTAAAAAAAATGATAAAGTGGTCATTGCATTGACCTCGTTTACCAACCTCAATAATCAATTGACTGGTAAAATAGTACAGCATCTTGGTCAGGCTGGTCTGCATGAAGTAGAGATGCATGCCATTATGGCGGAGTTTGGTTTAAAAGACACTTTCCCAGAAGAGGTGCTTTCGAGTACTAAAAATATACCTAGAGTTATTCCAGAGGAAGAAATAACCAAAAGAAGAGACTGTCGAGGCATACCCACCTTTACCATAGATCCAGCAGATGCCAAGGATTTTGATGATGCCCTCTCCTATCAACCATTAGCCAATGGCCGCCATCAAGTAGGCATTCATATTGCAGACGTAAGTTATTATGTATTGCCAGACAGCTTGCTAGATAAAGAAGCCTATGCCCGTAACACTTCTGTCTATCTCGTAGATCGTTGTATTCCGATGTTGCCAGAACTCCTTTCTAACGAGCTATGTTCTCTACGTCCAAACGAAACCAAGTTAACTTTTTCAGCAATTTTCGAATTGGATGCAGCAGGAAAAATCTATGACAAATGGTTTGGGGAAACCATTATTTATTCGAACAAAAGATTTGCTTACGAAGAAGCCCAAGCAGCAATAGATAACCAAACAGGAGATTTTCATCAAGCACTTACCCTATTGAATAATCTAGCCAAACAACTGCGGGCAAAACGGCTTGAAAAAGGAGCCATTAATTTTGAAACCAGAGCACTGGTATTTCAGCTAGATGCCGATGGCAAACCACTACAGGTGATACCAAAGGTCCGTACAGATGCCCATAAACTCATTGAGGAGTTTATGTTACTGGCCAACAAAGAAGTAGCCACCTATGTAGCCAAGCTAAAACAAAAACAGGAAAAACTAGGGCCTACTTTTATATATAGAACCCATGATCATCCAGATCCAGATAAGCTCAATGAGTTCTTTTTATTTGTAAAGCAACTAGGATATAAAATAAAGGTAGGTAAAGCACCTATATATAAAGCCATGCACGCATTAGAAAAGGCTATTCAGGGCAAGCAAGAAGAAAACATCATCCAGTCACTGGCCATTCGCTCTATGGCCAAAGCGCTTTACACCACAAAACCTGATCCTCACTTTGCCCTAGCCTTTGCCCATTATAGCCATTTTACCTCACCCATTAGAAGGTATGCAGACCTATTGGCACACCGTCTTTTGAAAAAATATTTAAAAGGCGAACGCATTTATGACATAGCATTTTACGAACAAAAATGTCAATACGCTGTAGAACGGGAATGCCTTGCTGTAAATGCAGAACGGGCCTCTATAAAGTATAAGCAAGTAGAATTTATACAAAATTTAAAAGACGAAATATTTGAAGGCATCATTAGTGGCATAACAGAATGGAATATGTATATAGAAATTATATCTAATGCATGTGAAGGCATGGTACGTTTATCAGACCTTACCGATGATACCTATATCTTTGAAGAACACAACTTTCAAGTAGTAGGACAACACTCCAAAAAATGTTACCGCTTAGGGGATATGGTCAAGGTAAAAGTAAAAAGTTGCGATTTAGATAAGCGCTATATTAATTTTTGGTTATGTTAG
- the ybeY gene encoding rRNA maturation RNase YbeY, producing the protein MNIYYFSEEINFRLKQKRKISAWLQDVIWQEGYGLDQLNFIFCTDNYLYGKNITYLSHDTLTDVITFHYATGTKTILGDIYISIERVHENAKTYNRKKTEELYMVMVHGLLHLLGYNDHNSEEKLIMRSKEDFYLNQLRPILALKG; encoded by the coding sequence ATGAATATTTATTATTTTTCAGAAGAAATTAATTTTAGGCTAAAACAAAAAAGAAAAATCTCTGCTTGGTTACAAGACGTCATCTGGCAAGAGGGGTACGGGCTAGACCAGCTCAACTTTATTTTTTGTACAGATAACTATTTATATGGTAAAAACATCACCTACTTGAGCCATGACACCTTAACAGATGTCATTACATTTCACTACGCCACAGGTACAAAAACCATCTTAGGGGACATCTATATAAGCATTGAACGGGTTCATGAAAATGCTAAGACCTATAACCGAAAAAAAACAGAAGAACTCTATATGGTCATGGTACATGGGTTATTACACCTACTGGGCTATAATGATCATAATTCAGAAGAAAAATTGATTATGAGATCAAAAGAAGATTTTTACCTCAACCAACTCAGACCAATTTTAGCGTTAAAGGGTTAA
- a CDS encoding 1-acyl-sn-glycerol-3-phosphate acyltransferase, whose product MSTQDQFMPIEPQASRWPITILHQNQKAFLREVVDKTFQSLYARYPMDGELYRILAQTASRELARMESDPWSCDPKDDRSFWEAMVTSIENKIEATKLLRMVIERYVREICSHFSVRHYQCIARGVHHTFMHLLKPHCVGFGPERWNLRHKGLQEKFHLMGQTHMMRALAQIGTIVIVPTHTSNWDSVVIGLAMKQLGLPPLTWGAGLNLFNNKGFRYVFNKLGTYKVDRRKKTIPYLQAQKDYACLTLEWGCHTLFYPGGTRSRLGAIEADLKLGLLGTPFEAQEGNFHNQGVTARKLFIVPMVLNYHCVLEAYQLIRESVQMEHVASSLVQQGCCATNLLFSKNILLKGSEIFVNIGAPLDVMGNRVDSQGRSYDDQGQEIDLYQQFLDLPIKTAARKRSDDCVKTLSRKIVAAYYAINTVLSSHLVAFVAYELAQKREGFSMDLPHITVHYTDFMVAFEHTYQALQLLYMSKKIDFTPILQNGSLEDIAKDGLAKLGVYHARRPLVATESGDLVIQDLLTLYYYHNRLTGYGLEAIFS is encoded by the coding sequence ATGTCTACCCAAGATCAGTTTATGCCTATTGAGCCGCAAGCCAGTCGTTGGCCTATTACCATACTCCATCAAAACCAAAAAGCCTTTTTAAGGGAGGTGGTGGACAAAACTTTTCAATCTTTGTATGCACGCTACCCAATGGATGGGGAACTTTACCGAATATTGGCGCAAACAGCTTCTAGAGAATTGGCTAGAATGGAGTCAGATCCATGGAGCTGTGACCCTAAGGATGACCGTTCCTTTTGGGAGGCTATGGTAACTTCCATTGAAAATAAAATAGAAGCTACTAAGCTTTTAAGAATGGTTATAGAACGCTATGTAAGGGAGATTTGTAGCCATTTTAGTGTGCGTCATTATCAGTGTATCGCTAGAGGGGTACACCATACCTTTATGCACCTGCTTAAGCCTCATTGTGTTGGCTTTGGACCAGAACGTTGGAATTTGCGCCACAAAGGGTTACAGGAAAAGTTTCATTTGATGGGGCAGACGCATATGATGCGTGCATTGGCGCAAATAGGTACGATTGTGATCGTACCTACTCATACGAGCAATTGGGACTCTGTTGTGATAGGATTGGCTATGAAGCAATTGGGGTTGCCGCCCTTGACTTGGGGTGCGGGACTGAATTTGTTTAATAATAAGGGGTTTCGTTATGTTTTTAATAAGCTAGGTACGTATAAGGTAGATCGACGTAAAAAGACCATCCCCTACTTACAAGCACAGAAAGATTATGCTTGTTTGACGCTGGAATGGGGCTGTCATACATTATTTTATCCGGGTGGCACCCGTAGCCGCTTGGGGGCTATAGAGGCTGATTTAAAATTAGGTTTGTTAGGTACTCCTTTTGAGGCACAAGAAGGTAACTTTCACAACCAAGGGGTAACTGCTAGGAAGCTGTTTATTGTTCCAATGGTACTCAATTACCATTGTGTCTTAGAAGCCTATCAATTGATACGTGAATCGGTGCAAATGGAGCATGTGGCCTCTTCTCTGGTGCAGCAAGGTTGTTGTGCTACTAACTTACTGTTTAGTAAAAATATATTACTTAAGGGTTCGGAAATATTTGTTAATATAGGCGCCCCCTTAGATGTAATGGGAAATAGGGTAGATAGCCAAGGGCGTAGTTATGATGATCAGGGCCAAGAAATAGATTTATACCAGCAGTTTCTTGATCTTCCTATAAAGACGGCTGCTAGAAAGCGTTCAGATGATTGTGTTAAAACGCTTAGTCGTAAAATTGTAGCAGCTTATTACGCTATTAATACGGTGCTTAGCAGCCATCTAGTAGCTTTTGTTGCTTATGAATTGGCGCAAAAGCGCGAAGGGTTTTCAATGGACCTGCCCCATATCACAGTTCATTATACTGATTTTATGGTGGCTTTTGAGCATACCTATCAGGCATTGCAATTGCTTTATATGTCAAAAAAAATCGATTTTACCCCTATTCTACAAAATGGTTCGTTGGAGGATATTGCCAAAGATGGATTGGCTAAATTGGGGGTATACCATGCGCGAAGGCCATTGGTGGCAACAGAAAGTGGCGATTTGGTGATTCAAGATCTTTTGACATTATATTATTATCATAATAGGCTGACTGGCTATGGACTCGAAGCAATTTTTTCCTAG
- a CDS encoding NAD(P)H-dependent glycerol-3-phosphate dehydrogenase, with product MDSKQFFPSKMVAVLGAGKFGTAVANLVAPNAKCVWLYDHKAERALASQMNRTSSGQPLAANVVVTNDLAMALHTCFVVFPVVPAAKFRGLMRQIASDLSTDHILIHGTKGLDFSQDGVLLPNRGVTTMSEVIFQETVVRQIGCLAGPNLSTELVKKHPAVTVVASTTPKVLSVGSALLTSDWFRVYTSQELLSVEIGSVLKNIFAIGAGIIGGMGYQANTYAFFITKAISEMSSIMDTMGIGKCALLGPAGLGDLLATCGSVASRNYTIGYRLAQGERLTDILTTTKEVSEGVQTVKAIYHLMQSYGSKASITETIYRMLFEEFSLKQGVDGLLGL from the coding sequence ATGGACTCGAAGCAATTTTTTCCTAGTAAAATGGTAGCGGTTTTAGGGGCAGGGAAATTTGGCACTGCCGTTGCAAATTTAGTGGCACCCAATGCAAAGTGTGTATGGCTCTATGACCATAAAGCGGAACGTGCCCTTGCATCACAAATGAACCGGACCAGTTCGGGGCAACCGTTGGCGGCTAATGTGGTGGTTACGAATGATTTGGCTATGGCCTTACATACTTGTTTTGTTGTTTTTCCAGTAGTACCTGCTGCTAAGTTTCGTGGATTGATGCGGCAGATTGCCTCAGATCTTAGCACAGATCATATATTGATACATGGTACTAAGGGATTGGATTTTTCCCAAGATGGTGTCCTGTTGCCCAATAGGGGGGTGACTACTATGAGTGAAGTCATCTTTCAAGAAACGGTAGTGCGACAAATTGGTTGTCTGGCTGGCCCTAATTTGTCTACAGAGTTGGTGAAAAAGCACCCAGCTGTTACAGTGGTTGCCAGTACTACGCCTAAGGTTTTATCTGTGGGAAGCGCGCTTTTAACCAGTGACTGGTTTCGCGTCTACACGAGTCAAGAGCTGCTCAGTGTAGAAATAGGTAGTGTGCTGAAAAATATTTTTGCCATTGGTGCGGGTATAATAGGAGGTATGGGTTATCAGGCTAATACCTATGCTTTTTTCATTACCAAGGCTATCTCAGAAATGTCTTCTATCATGGACACGATGGGCATTGGTAAGTGTGCGTTATTGGGACCAGCGGGTCTAGGAGATTTGTTGGCCACTTGTGGTAGTGTAGCTAGTAGGAACTATACCATTGGCTACCGTTTGGCACAAGGAGAAAGGCTAACCGATATCTTAACTACTACAAAAGAGGTTTCTGAAGGGGTGCAAACGGTTAAAGCCATTTACCATTTGATGCAATCTTATGGAAGCAAGGCTTCTATAACGGAAACTATCTACCGCATGCTTTTTGAGGAATTTTCATTGAAGCAAGGAGTTGATGGGCTGCTTGGTCTGTAA
- a CDS encoding ABC transporter ATP-binding protein codes for MFIAPFSSGIYPIIYSYAVKLLIDLFTQHEQITIENSYRPIAWFLGAQVILDGGWRAHNWAQLKCMPGIVQRILYQVCTHCFDLPYNYFQTNLSGSIVGKMKGIADNYFKLHQAVEYKFSKPLLVTLFSGMALAFTNIKIFFFVLIFIIIYAPIACGFFTKLARMEQAKQNSWYYLFGTVADRMINIFTIFSFATKKRELQKIQDYYNDIHKPLLIKYYKYDLIVSIILSLFYWIFLIGLFCYVICLRNSGQISVGDIAFIISLTFSFSENSWDTTCQLKDFLEDIAAFRSAFTIMQMAKDTIDKPDAVELKVSKGAILFQNLSFGYSDDHLIFQELNLSIQAGQKVGMVGASGAGKSTLMALLLKNFKPKSGNIIIDNQSIYDVSSDSLRAQIALIPQDIMLFHRSIGENIGYAKADVTQAEIVHAAEVAGIHAFIETLPDQYDTLVGERGVKLSGGQRQRIAIARAMLKNAPILILDEATSALDSDTEQEIQRSIHAILELHHATVIAIAHRLSTIKHLDRIVVMEGGRVVEDGSFLDLLAIPDGKFKLLWEHQVDGMGV; via the coding sequence ATGTTTATTGCGCCATTTAGTAGTGGCATCTATCCGATTATCTACAGCTACGCTGTCAAGCTATTAATTGATTTATTTACTCAACATGAACAGATTACTATTGAAAATAGTTACAGACCCATAGCCTGGTTTCTAGGGGCCCAAGTGATTCTTGATGGTGGATGGCGTGCACATAATTGGGCTCAATTAAAATGTATGCCTGGCATTGTACAGCGTATTCTATATCAGGTTTGTACCCACTGTTTTGATCTGCCTTATAATTATTTTCAAACAAATCTTTCAGGTTCTATTGTAGGTAAGATGAAGGGGATTGCTGATAACTACTTTAAGTTGCATCAGGCAGTTGAATATAAGTTTAGTAAACCGTTGTTGGTTACATTATTTTCTGGAATGGCACTAGCCTTTACCAATATAAAAATATTCTTTTTTGTACTCATATTTATTATTATCTATGCACCAATAGCCTGTGGATTTTTTACAAAACTTGCTAGAATGGAGCAAGCAAAACAAAATTCTTGGTACTACCTATTTGGAACAGTTGCTGATCGTATGATTAACATCTTCACGATCTTTTCTTTTGCTACTAAAAAGCGTGAGTTACAAAAAATTCAAGATTATTATAATGATATACACAAACCATTACTCATCAAATATTATAAATATGATTTAATTGTATCTATTATATTAAGTTTATTCTATTGGATATTTTTGATTGGGCTATTTTGTTATGTGATTTGCTTGCGTAATAGTGGCCAAATCTCCGTTGGAGATATTGCTTTTATTATCTCGCTTACCTTTTCATTTAGTGAAAATTCTTGGGATACAACCTGTCAACTTAAAGATTTTTTGGAAGATATTGCTGCTTTTCGTTCGGCATTTACCATTATGCAAATGGCTAAAGATACCATTGATAAGCCTGATGCAGTGGAATTAAAGGTTTCAAAAGGTGCGATTTTATTCCAGAATCTATCATTCGGTTACAGTGATGACCATCTTATTTTTCAAGAACTGAATCTTTCCATCCAAGCTGGTCAAAAGGTTGGTATGGTTGGAGCTTCTGGAGCTGGAAAGTCTACCTTAATGGCTTTGTTGCTTAAAAATTTTAAACCAAAAAGTGGAAACATTATTATTGATAACCAGAGTATCTATGATGTTTCTTCCGATAGTTTGCGTGCGCAGATAGCACTCATTCCGCAAGATATCATGTTATTCCATCGTTCTATTGGAGAAAATATTGGGTATGCTAAAGCCGATGTTACACAAGCTGAAATTGTGCATGCGGCAGAAGTAGCGGGCATCCATGCCTTTATAGAAACACTTCCTGATCAATATGATACCCTGGTAGGGGAAAGGGGAGTTAAACTAAGCGGTGGGCAACGTCAACGCATTGCCATAGCCAGGGCTATGCTAAAAAATGCGCCTATTTTGATTTTAGATGAAGCTACTTCTGCGCTTGATAGCGATACGGAACAAGAAATCCAAAGGTCTATTCATGCCATCTTGGAACTACATCATGCAACCGTTATTGCCATAGCACATCGTCTTTCGACTATCAAACATTTGGATAGAATTGTGGTTATGGAAGGGGGAAGGGTTGTTGAAGATGGAAGTTTTTTGGACTTATTGGCCATTCCAGATGGTAAATTTAAGCTGCTTTGGGAGCACCAGGTGGATGGAATGGGGGTGTGA
- a CDS encoding FKBP-type peptidyl-prolyl cis-trans isomerase, with product MKRKIIYAWILLALAIGLAWYNHQYHSYGYPFLTTPSGLSYKSIGRQGNGRTVKEGEWIGLSLIMKAVPKKRAKDKQNSQKELVFINKPEPFFLRFDKTFQSKSKQIAHMVGMMQEKQRMLFKCTPQYYLGEENLEQLEQTLKALNLNKEDELVMDIKLDKIMTDEAYNQMIEARRTTQLAKDKQLITDYLAKHHIEASSTDSGLFYIIDQPVKEATPVLEGKTIKVHYTGRLLDGTIFDTSVEEVAKAHNLYNPKRPYQPLEFQVGVGYVIKGWDEGLLLLKKNEKARFFIPSALAYGPDAIGNLIPANSILLFEVEVIDVR from the coding sequence ATGAAACGTAAAATAATATACGCTTGGATATTGCTAGCACTAGCCATAGGGCTGGCCTGGTACAATCATCAATACCATTCTTATGGCTATCCTTTTCTAACCACCCCATCTGGTCTTTCTTATAAGTCGATAGGTAGGCAAGGCAATGGACGCACCGTCAAGGAGGGTGAATGGATCGGGCTCTCTCTTATCATGAAAGCAGTACCTAAAAAAAGGGCAAAAGACAAACAAAATAGCCAAAAGGAATTAGTGTTCATCAACAAACCGGAGCCTTTCTTCTTGCGATTTGACAAAACCTTTCAATCCAAAAGTAAGCAGATCGCTCATATGGTTGGTATGATGCAAGAAAAGCAACGCATGCTCTTTAAATGCACACCTCAATACTACCTAGGAGAAGAAAATCTAGAACAGTTGGAGCAAACTTTAAAAGCACTGAATTTAAATAAAGAAGACGAACTAGTAATGGATATTAAATTAGATAAGATTATGACCGATGAAGCATACAACCAAATGATAGAAGCACGTCGTACTACACAACTAGCTAAGGATAAACAGCTCATTACCGACTATTTAGCCAAGCATCACATTGAGGCATCTTCCACAGATTCTGGTCTTTTTTATATTATTGACCAGCCTGTTAAAGAGGCTACACCTGTTCTTGAGGGCAAGACCATTAAAGTTCATTATACCGGTAGGCTATTAGATGGTACTATTTTTGATACCAGCGTAGAGGAGGTTGCCAAAGCGCATAACCTGTATAATCCAAAAAGACCTTATCAGCCACTTGAGTTTCAGGTAGGTGTGGGTTATGTTATTAAAGGATGGGACGAGGGTTTGTTATTACTCAAAAAAAATGAAAAAGCACGTTTTTTTATACCATCTGCTTTAGCCTATGGTCCAGATGCTATAGGCAATCTTATTCCTGCAAATTCCATTCTATTATTTGAGGTTGAGGTCATAGATGTGCGCTAA
- a CDS encoding DHH family phosphoesterase, producing the protein MYDISILKEQLASPKQIAVVMHARPDGDALGTSLALALFLRAQGHSVHVIAPTEYPTFLSWLPAIDTVVVAAHHTQEALLAQIKDMDLLFCVDFSTASRLDEWAYILKQPDLFKIIIDHHTEPENFANLLLWDPKAAASAEVLFQIFEALGQKDKITLPVATCLYTGLVTDTNSFKNPNTRPITHRIAADLIEYGVDAFSIQRLIYDNKPLNRLHFFSFAVSQRLVVLPALRVAYFVIQKDDYKRYDLKSGDTEGLVDYALSLKGISLAAVLKEKDDMVYLSLRSVGELPANLIAKKYFNGGGHKNAAGGISHLSLTETVDRFEKILKELPFKF; encoded by the coding sequence ATGTACGATATATCTATTCTAAAAGAACAATTAGCTAGTCCTAAGCAGATTGCAGTGGTCATGCATGCCAGACCTGATGGGGATGCACTTGGAACTTCGTTGGCTTTGGCTTTATTTCTAAGGGCACAAGGACATTCCGTTCATGTAATTGCGCCAACCGAATATCCTACTTTTCTATCGTGGCTACCGGCAATAGATACTGTAGTAGTAGCTGCCCACCACACACAAGAAGCCCTATTGGCGCAAATAAAGGACATGGATCTGCTTTTTTGTGTAGATTTTTCTACTGCTAGCCGTTTAGATGAATGGGCATATATCTTGAAACAACCTGATCTGTTTAAGATTATCATTGACCATCACACAGAGCCGGAAAATTTTGCCAATCTGTTATTATGGGACCCTAAAGCAGCTGCTAGTGCAGAGGTATTGTTTCAAATTTTTGAAGCATTAGGCCAAAAAGACAAAATAACCCTACCCGTTGCCACTTGTTTGTATACCGGTCTTGTAACCGATACCAACTCCTTTAAAAATCCAAATACCAGGCCTATAACCCATCGTATTGCAGCAGATTTAATAGAATATGGCGTAGATGCCTTTAGCATACAACGGCTTATTTATGACAACAAACCACTCAATAGGCTTCATTTTTTTAGCTTTGCAGTGAGCCAGCGTTTGGTTGTACTACCAGCACTACGCGTAGCCTACTTTGTTATTCAAAAAGACGATTATAAAAGGTACGATTTAAAGAGTGGCGATACAGAAGGGTTAGTAGACTATGCACTTTCGCTAAAAGGAATATCGCTAGCTGCTGTGTTAAAGGAAAAAGATGATATGGTATATCTTTCCCTTCGATCTGTTGGTGAGCTGCCAGCTAACTTAATTGCAAAAAAATACTTTAATGGTGGAGGGCATAAAAATGCTGCAGGAGGTATTTCCCATTTAAGTTTAACTGAAACAGTAGACCGTTTTGAAAAAATATTAAAAGAGCTTCCATTCAAATTCTAA
- a CDS encoding SurA N-terminal domain-containing protein, whose translation MAILGNIRKSGNTFVVIVIAFLVIMFLGGELARVVPYLFSSKGTIGKLSGKKISYIDYRKVYETIQHNLSRQNNQQATEDQIRDYAWSKLVENMLYIREIDQAGLTVGTQELIDLVQGEHIDAKLKHAFKDPKTNAFDKQKLLTYLSNLSKSQQEWWCQVEKELALERAKEKLRQLMIQSCFTTTLETAQTAVHASLFCNVDYLHIPFHSIKNDVVRLTNQQLLDYMVAHKSHYTALSESRTIKYITFPIQPDEKDNADFQKALTSLTAQFATTTDPYAFAKQHTDGNLSATRLVCTTETLPTAFTTIKHTLKKGMVVGPIAGDSFHIIYKLVQEEKGNYEIAVIEKKAMVSDHTRNKHFRKVQQLTGSVKKTVDFDRLATDANLSIQQETVAPSDGSIGSHTNGRKVVRWLYNEGRIGKISPLFDLGNVYLLAVMVDQVKAGDLVPLDSVFRKVYQKVLHQEKSKIILDKLKQIEATTLQGIAEQYGQDITVQSIERLHFLENDAPHLKKAHAFIGKCFGLGLNIISDPIIDDTGIYLAYVKSKDQTAIQENHHTQIGQIERWMQTYYISTAMEALAEVRDERYKIE comes from the coding sequence ATGGCAATTCTTGGAAATATTAGAAAAAGTGGCAATACTTTTGTAGTGATAGTCATAGCCTTTTTGGTGATCATGTTTTTAGGTGGTGAACTGGCACGTGTAGTGCCCTATCTTTTTAGTAGTAAAGGTACAATTGGCAAATTATCTGGTAAAAAAATCAGTTATATCGATTACCGTAAAGTTTATGAAACCATCCAGCATAATCTCTCCAGGCAAAATAATCAACAAGCAACAGAAGACCAAATTCGTGACTATGCATGGTCTAAATTAGTTGAAAACATGCTTTATATCAGAGAAATAGATCAAGCCGGCCTTACGGTAGGCACCCAAGAACTAATCGACTTGGTACAGGGAGAACATATTGATGCAAAACTTAAGCATGCTTTTAAAGATCCCAAAACAAATGCGTTTGATAAACAAAAATTATTGACTTACCTGAGCAATTTATCTAAAAGTCAACAAGAGTGGTGGTGTCAAGTGGAAAAAGAACTTGCACTAGAAAGAGCCAAAGAGAAATTGCGTCAACTTATGATACAAAGTTGCTTTACGACCACATTAGAAACAGCGCAAACTGCAGTACATGCCAGTCTGTTTTGTAATGTGGATTATCTACACATTCCTTTTCATTCCATTAAAAATGATGTAGTGCGGCTGACCAACCAGCAACTACTGGATTACATGGTTGCCCACAAAAGCCACTATACAGCTTTATCAGAAAGCAGAACCATTAAGTATATTACTTTCCCCATTCAACCAGATGAAAAGGATAATGCAGATTTTCAAAAAGCACTCACCTCCCTTACAGCGCAATTTGCCACTACTACCGATCCTTATGCCTTTGCCAAACAACATACAGATGGCAATCTTTCAGCTACCCGCTTGGTCTGCACAACGGAGACACTTCCTACTGCTTTTACCACTATAAAGCACACCTTAAAAAAAGGGATGGTGGTAGGCCCCATTGCTGGCGATTCCTTTCATATCATCTATAAGTTGGTTCAAGAAGAGAAAGGTAATTATGAAATTGCAGTCATTGAGAAAAAGGCTATGGTTAGTGACCATACACGAAATAAGCATTTTAGGAAGGTACAACAGCTTACTGGTAGCGTAAAAAAAACAGTTGACTTCGATAGATTAGCTACCGATGCGAACCTATCCATTCAACAAGAAACTGTTGCACCATCTGATGGCTCTATCGGATCCCATACAAATGGCCGAAAGGTAGTACGCTGGTTGTACAATGAGGGACGTATAGGTAAAATTTCTCCGCTTTTTGACTTAGGGAATGTTTATCTATTGGCTGTTATGGTAGACCAAGTAAAAGCAGGTGATTTGGTTCCTTTAGATTCAGTTTTTCGAAAAGTATATCAAAAAGTACTCCATCAAGAAAAATCCAAAATTATTTTGGATAAGCTAAAACAAATTGAAGCTACTACCCTCCAGGGTATAGCAGAACAATATGGTCAAGATATAACCGTACAATCGATAGAACGGTTACACTTTTTAGAAAATGATGCCCCTCATCTCAAAAAAGCTCATGCCTTTATAGGTAAATGTTTTGGCTTAGGCTTAAATATAATCAGTGATCCGATTATTGATGATACAGGCATTTACCTTGCTTATGTAAAAAGCAAAGATCAAACAGCCATTCAAGAAAATCATCACACCCAGATAGGTCAGATAGAACGATGGATGCAAACCTATTACATCAGTACTGCTATGGAAGCATTGGCAGAAGTTAGGGATGAAAGGTATAAGATCGAATAA